TCTCCGATTTCAGCCGAGCCAGCAATGCCCGTTTGGCCCACAATAAGGACACCCTTCCCTATTTGAACGTTGTGGGCCACTTGCACCAGATTGTCGATCTTTGTTCCCTCGCCAATTCGAGTCGGGCCGAACTTTCCGCGGTCCACGCAACTCGATGCGCCAATTTCGACATCGTCGCCGATTTCGACCGTACCCAGATGTGGCACGCGCCGGGGAAGGCCGGTCTCAGGGTCCGGGCGAAATCCGAAGCCTTCAGACCCAATGACCGCGCCGAGATGCAAAATCGATCGATCGCCCAGTGTGCAGCCCGCACCCAGCACCGCCGAAGCGTGCACTATTGCGCCATCGCCAACGATAGCCCCATGTTCAATCACGCAGCCTGCACCGAGCACTACTCCGTTGCCAATACGGGCGTCTGCTTGTACGACGGCTCCGGCGGCAATGCTCACCTCATCACCCACAGTTGCAGTCGGATCAATGCTCGAAGTGGCATGCACAAACGCAGCCGGCGATGGCCTGAGTTCAGCAGCGACCGACTCAAGCAGCAGCATCATGCCGATCTCGGCATTCTCAACCCGCACGAGTGTTCGCTTTGTCTCGTCATGATCTGGCACCTCGACATCACGAGATACCAAGCCGACCAGTGCGCTGCTCTCCGCCCACTTTCCTGCCCACTTACTGTGCGCAATAAAGACAAGATCACTCGCTGTCGCCTCGTCAAGACCAGCGAAACCGGCAACTCGAAGATCGCCAGAGCCGACAAGTTCGCCGCCCAAGCGTTTCGCGATGTCCGCAGCACTCAACATGCTGGGAATCTCATGCAGCTCACTGCCCGTACGCCGCTTGCCACTGCGAGTTCAAGTGCTGAATGATCGCATCCGTCACGTCGAGGGTAGGACTCGCGTACAGCACGCGACGAGCTGAAATGTCGCCAAGTATGTCGGCGCTGTCTTCAGGAATTGCAATAGCAGAGTCATCCATCAGCACAATGCCATAGCCCTCCTGTTGAGAGACGGCTGCACTACCCTCACGAATGTGATTATAAATCCGAAGGATGGCCCGTTGCTTTGTTCGAGCCTCTCGAAGATCAGCCAGACTCATGAACGCACGAAGATCAATTGACGCCTTCTTGAGCGCATGCTCGGCCTCGGCATACTGCTCGGTCCCGACAACAAAGTCGTCAAGATCTGCGGCGAGCGCGTCTAGATTATCACGACTCTTAATCAATTCAGCCTGAAATGACTCGCCTGCTGCAGCGGAACGCGCCATCTCGGCTTTCCACTCATCGAGCGATTCAAGTACGCGAGGCAGATCCATAGTGCCCACGACTGTGGGTGGTGCAGAGGCGCGACCTGCCACCGCGTCCCAAGCAAGCACGGTACTTGCCACGACGGCGGCAAGCATGATGATTCGAATCACATGTCGATGCATGGTTTCATTCCTCTCCGGTTCAGCGGCGTTCTGGTTGGTAGGCATTGTTCATGCGGATGATGACATCCCGCGTTCGGTCTATTCGCTCGGACGCAAAGGCAATACGACGCTGTGCGATCTGTTGTCGCACCTGCGTGGCCAGTGGCGGCGCTTCAGGTGATGGATTTGTCTCGATTGGCCTGATGCCATCATGTATCAGCACCAAATCGATACCGTCGGCTGTTGCCATATCGGCTACTGCCGCCATGATGTCGCGGTACAGCTTCTCAAGTTGCAGGGCGCGATCGACATCAAGTTCCTGCTTCATGAGTTCCTGCCAAGCCATGAACTGCACAACTTCTCCATCGACACGCTCCTCAACGGTCAATCGCTCAATTGGATCGGTAATGGCGGCAAGCTCAACCTGAAAGCCACGCACCGCCTCTTGGCGAGACTCTGCTTCGGCAGCGACTTGCCCTGCCTTGGCCCGAAGGCTCGCTTCGGCATCGGCGCGCTCAACCAAGCCCTCTAAAACACCAGAAAGATTGACGACCGCAACGGGGCTGCTGGCGCCTCGCTGAGCTGCTTCGCCCGGCATCAGGCCGATTGCAAAGAGTCCAATTCCAGCAAGACAAAGGGCTGGAACTGACATACGTGAGTGACTCGCCATGAAGAACCTCCCGCTCTCGCCTCCACCCTTTAGAAAGGAAGATCGGCCGAGAAACTGAACAGCTGTGTTTGATCCTCATCCTGCTTGATGAGGGGGATTGCAAAATCGAACGCCAAGGGTGTCGGCCCAAGTTGGGGAATATACACCCGAAAGCCGATC
This is a stretch of genomic DNA from Phycisphaerales bacterium. It encodes these proteins:
- a CDS encoding OmpH family outer membrane protein; amino-acid sequence: MHRHVIRIIMLAAVVASTVLAWDAVAGRASAPPTVVGTMDLPRVLESLDEWKAEMARSAAAGESFQAELIKSRDNLDALAADLDDFVVGTEQYAEAEHALKKASIDLRAFMSLADLREARTKQRAILRIYNHIREGSAAVSQQEGYGIVLMDDSAIAIPEDSADILGDISARRVLYASPTLDVTDAIIQHLNSQWQAAYGQ
- a CDS encoding OmpH family outer membrane protein, whose translation is MASHSRMSVPALCLAGIGLFAIGLMPGEAAQRGASSPVAVVNLSGVLEGLVERADAEASLRAKAGQVAAEAESRQEAVRGFQVELAAITDPIERLTVEERVDGEVVQFMAWQELMKQELDVDRALQLEKLYRDIMAAVADMATADGIDLVLIHDGIRPIETNPSPEAPPLATQVRQQIAQRRIAFASERIDRTRDVIIRMNNAYQPERR
- the lpxD gene encoding UDP-3-O-(3-hydroxymyristoyl)glucosamine N-acyltransferase; its protein translation is MLSAADIAKRLGGELVGSGDLRVAGFAGLDEATASDLVFIAHSKWAGKWAESSALVGLVSRDVEVPDHDETKRTLVRVENAEIGMMLLLESVAAELRPSPAAFVHATSSIDPTATVGDEVSIAAGAVVQADARIGNGVVLGAGCVIEHGAIVGDGAIVHASAVLGAGCTLGDRSILHLGAVIGSEGFGFRPDPETGLPRRVPHLGTVEIGDDVEIGASSCVDRGKFGPTRIGEGTKIDNLVQVAHNVQIGKGVLIVGQTGIAGSAEIGDGAVLGAQVGIAEHVKIGAGARIAATSGVMRDIPAGEDWAGTPARPARQTLREVAALRRLPELVASMPRRESS